In Puntigrus tetrazona isolate hp1 chromosome 7, ASM1883169v1, whole genome shotgun sequence, the following are encoded in one genomic region:
- the tipin gene encoding TIMELESS-interacting protein gives MLDPLENGLFDIPDYEHIEDERFPPLPPPLSPGQGNIEEDPFGNGEGEEEGEVSKLADVPVAKRRTVMRPRPKLDANRLISEKGLPALRTLFEDVKFKGKGHEAENLKLLLKKMENWAHRLYPKMQFEEFVDKVESLGSKKEVQTCLKRIRLDMPITHEDYVEEPEVQVPEESDPVEDEGFPEDPFVHSTPAPASLTEEQQRRIELNKRLALERRLAKQKQLESSQNSIQADADEPSTSSSGQYLSQENQGTFDQSTSDQTPLKQKSAALQNSPLYDNECASPVPNGIVDDDDD, from the exons ATGCTCGATCCATTAGAAAATGGCTTGTTTGATATACCAGATTATGAGCACATAGAGGACGAGAGATTccctcctctccctcctccaTTATCGCCTGGTCAGGGAAACATCGAGGAGGATCCTTTTGGCAATGGAGagg gTGAGGAGGAAGGAGAGGTCTCAAAACTAGCAGACGTTCCAGTGGCAAAGAGACGAACAGTGATGAGGCCTCGGCCTAAACTGGATGCAAACAG GTTGATTTCTGAAAAGGGTCTTCCAGCTTTGCGTACATTATTTGAAGATGTTAAATTCAAAGGCAAAGGACATGAG GCAGAAAATCTGAAGCTCCTCTTGAAGAAAATGGAGAACTGGGCCCATCGCCTATATCCTAAAATGCAGTTTGAGGAGTTTGTTGATAAAGTGGAGAGTCTGGGTAGTAAAAAAGAAGTTCAG ACATGTCTGAAACGAATTCGACTGGACATGCCAATAACACATGAGGACTACGTTG AGGAGCCTGAGGTTCAAGTACCAGAAGAGTCTGATCCAGTTGAAGACGAAGGTTTCCCTGAAGATCCATTTGTCCATTCTACTCCCGCTCCAGCCTCCCTCACAGAGGAACAGCAGCGGCGCATAGAGCTCAACAAACGGCTGGCTCTGGAGAGGAGACTTGCGAAGCAGAAACAGTTAG AATCCTCTCAGAATTCCATCCAGGCAGATGCAGACGAACCCTCAACCAGTTCTTCAGGGCAGTACCTTAGTCAAGAAAATCAGGGCACTTTCGACCAGAGCACCTCAGACCAAACGCCGCTCAAACAAAAGTCAGCCGCGCTTCAGAATTCTCCTTTGTATGATAATGAGTGTGCTAGTCCAGTTCCAAATGGCATAGTTGATGACGATGACGACTGA
- the lctla gene encoding lactase-like a, with translation MLQRSVLRICHFFLLALCIFASEDFDWTKNEMGSFQYGTFPSGFSWGAGSSAYQTEGAWDKDGKGKSIWDVFSHKRGKIYLNDTGDSSCEGYFKIKDDITLMKDMKLNHYLFSISWPRILPSGIKNDFINDKGMEYYDNLINMLLENRITPIVTLYHWDLPQLLEEKYGGWQNASMVNFFNDFANLCFERFGNRVKYWITFNNPWSVAVEGYETGEHAPGLKMRGTGAYNAAHNIIKAHAKVWHTYDAQWRNKQKGMVGISLSADWGEPVDISNQRDIEAAERYVQFYLGWFATPLFHGDYPQIMKDYIGRKSAQQGLSSSRLPTFSPHEKSYVRGTCDFLGISHFTTRYITQKNFPSSRANSYFSDRDLAELVDPRWPDPGSEWLYSVPWGFRRLLSFVKTQYGDPVIYVTGNGVSEKMMCTELCDEWRMQYLRDYINEMLKAVKDGVNVKGYTAWSLLDKFEWDEGYSERFGLYYVDFGSKNKARYPKASVQYYKRIISSNGFPNQRETESWKRKALETCTSSNQLLAADPLISHMEMVTEIVVPTVCTLCILLSAVFLMFLLRTRI, from the exons ATGCTACAACGCAGTGTGCTGAGGATATGCCACTTTTTTCTGTTGGCACTGTGCATTTTTGCCAGTGAAGACTTTGACTGGACCAAGAATGAAATGGGATCATTTCAATATGGTACATTCCCTTCAG GATTCTCTTGGGGCGCTGGCAGCTCAGCATATCAAACAGAAGGGGCATGGGATAAAGACGGAAAAGGAAAGAGCATCTGGGATGTGTTTTCTCACAAAAGAGGGAAAATTTATCTAAATGACACTGGTGACTCTTCCTGTGAaggctattttaaaataaag GATGATATCACACTGATGAAAGACATGAAGCTGAACCACTATCTCTTTTCCATCTCCTGGCCAAGGATTCTGCCCAGTGGCATTAAGA ATGACTTCATCAATGACAAAGGGATGGAGTACTATGATAACTTGATTAATATGCTTCTGGAGAACAGAATCACACCGATTGTGACATTGTACCACTGGGACTTACCTCAG CTTCTGGAGGAAAAATATGGAGGTTGGCAAAATGCCAGTATGGTCAATTTCTTCAACGATTTTGCCAATCTGTGCTTTGAGAGATTTGGCAATCGAGTCAAATACTGGATCACCTTCAACAATCCTTGG TCAGTTGCAGTGGAGGGCTATGAGACGGGAGAACATGCTCCCGGTCTGAAGATGAGGGGTACTGGTGCCTATAATGCTGCCCACAACATCATTAAG GCTCATGCCAAGGTCTGGCACACATACGACGCCCAGTGGCGAAACAAACAGAAAG GCATGGTGGGCATCTCCCTGTCAGCTGACTGGGGAGAACCAGTGGACATCTCCAATCAGCGCGATATAGAAGCTGCTGAAAGATATGTCCAGTTCTACTTGGGCTGGTTTGCCACACCACTCTTCCATGGAGACTATCCTCAAATAATGAAAGACTACATAG GTAGGAAGAGTGCCCAGCAGGGCCTTAGCAGCTCTCGCCTGCCTACTTTCAGCCCTCATGAGAAAAGTTATGTCAGAGGCACTTGTGACTTCCTGGGCATCAGTCACTTCACTACGCGCTACATCACACAAAAGAACTTTCCTTCCAGCCGTGCGAACAGCTACTTCAGTGACCGGGACCTGGCTGAGCTGGTGGACCCACGGTGGCCTGATCCTGGATCAGAGTGGCTTTACTCTGTGCCCTGGGGTTTCCGGCGTCTGCTTAGCTTTGTAAAG ACACAGTATGGAGACCCTGTTATATACGTGACAGGAAATGGTGTATCAGAGAAGATGATGTGCACAGAACTGTGTGATGAATGGAGAATGCAGTACTTGAGGGATTACATCAATGAAATGCTCAAAG cggTTAAAGATGGAGTGAATGTGAAAGGCTACACAGCTTGGTCATTGCTTGACAAGTTTGAGTGGGATGAGGGCTACTCCGAAAGATTTGGCCTGTACTACGTGGACTTCGGCAGCAAAAATAAAGCACGCTACCCAAAAGCATCGGTTCAGTACTACAAGCGCATCATCAGCTCGAATGGTTTCCCTAATCAGAGAGAG ACCGAAAGCTGGAAAAGAAAGGCACTGGAAACATGCACCTCAAGCAACCAGCTCCTTGCGGCAG ATCCTCTGATCAGCCACATGGAGATGGTCACAGAGATCGTCGTCCCCACCGTGTGCACTCTCTGCATTCTCCTCAGTGCAGTTTTTCTCATGTTTCTGCTTAGAACACGAATATAA
- the crybgx gene encoding crystallin beta gamma X yields the protein MNIFTKVPGLAKQTSKLGSVLQRAFYGSSGRVTLFEQRNFAGRRLDLTSDCQKLSEKNFPDRCNSVQVESGAWVAYEHENFRGRQYLWDMFDRGEYNCTDRWCAQGDHISSVRAVKQDNNSPRAQLFERAGFSGKKTDLHDDIPNLMSRYSLNRVSSIRVMGGTWVAYQEPNYRGAHYILERKDYNNFSDWGAQNSTIGSIRRVRFG from the exons ATGAACATCTTTACTAAGGTCCCCGGACTAGCCAAACAAACCAG cAAGCTGGGGTCTGTGCTCCAACGTGCCTTCTACGGGTCCAGTGGGAGG GTGACCCTTTTCGAGCAGAGGAACTTCGCAGGTCGGCGACTGGACCTGACCTCTGACTGTCAGAAATTGAGCGAAAAAAACTTTCCCGACAGATGCAACTCTGTCCAAGTGGAGAGTGGAGC ATGGGTGGCATATGAACATGAAAACTTCCGTGGACGTCAGTACCTGTGGGACATGTTTGACAGGGGGGAGTACAACTGCACTGATAGATGGTGTGCTCAGGGTGACCACATCTCCTCTGTTCGTGCTGTGAAACAA GACAACAACTCTCCCCGTGCACAGCTGTTTGAGAGGGCAGGTTTCTCAGGCAAGAAGACAGACCTCCATGACGACATCCCCAACCTGATGAGCCGTTACAGCCTGAACAGAGTGTCCTCCATCAGAGTAATGGGCGGAAC CTGGGTGGCGTACCAGGAGCCTAACTACAGAGGAGCACATTACATCCTGGAGAGGAAGGACTACAACAACTTCTCTGACTGGGGTGCTCAAAACAGCACCATTGGCTCAATCCGCCGTGTCCGCTTCGGCTAA